The DNA window GATTTTAATGAGTATTATcccaaataaataatagtattaaaaagtGAACCAATGGCAATTATCTCAATTTCAATTATGGAAGTAATAGGAAGGCGTCTCTAGCTACGGGATATGAGTGTATATTACAAAGGTTGCAATAGTTAAATAAAAAGCAAATACGTGGGGAACAAAGAATAGTCGAGTAATAATGcaaatttattataataaatttgctgttaaatctttttaaaaagtaaaCGATCATTAATAAATGTACctcatttaatttataaaaaaaaggacATGGTGGGCATAATAACCTAACATATTAACGCCAATAATTAATACATGTGATGTGGACATTATAATATTCAAGCAATTCCAGAAAATAGAAATGCCATTTACACTATTTTGGCTGAAATTACAAATTTCACGTTCCATCATTCGCTTTCAAATCCTCTAGGTTAGATTGTTAATTCATTACCAAGTTGATATATAATGACTCATACAAAGAGACGTATACAAATGACTGTCCtagaaatttcaaaaaatcataATTCCTTTAAAcgaaattaatattataaaattaaaactacaattaaaacaaagacatcctctatttataaacATTTAGAAAATCATACGaacttaaaaataaatataactaaaactagaaaattaaaaataaatccaaaaaaCAGTATATTGTCTTTTTCTCCCCTTAAACAATGTTAGATGGCCAAAATCCACTGTCTATCATTGCGACATCATGTTTTGATTATTAGCTCGATTCGTAAGCACCGTGCGAATTTCAAATCATTCTAACATAGAACTTTTTTTACCTTTTCGGTGTTGCTGATGTCTATTGCTGGAACTGCACCAAATAATGACTCAAATCGTTAAGGCCAAGTTCAAACATAATCTATTAAAAAAATCTTCAACCTGAACACAAACTTGGCCTATTTAACGAAACCCAAGCACAACCCACACATGAATctgttaatttttattaattaattacatatgTGGGGAACAAAGAGTAGTTGCGTAATAATgcagtttttattaattaatttgttaccGATCTAATTTTTAAGAAAGTATATCGTTGGTGTAATAAGCTAACATGTTAACGCCAATATTAATTCACATTCGGATCAGTGATATGAACATTATAATATTGCAGCATTTCCAGAAAATAGAAATGCCATTTACACTCTATTTTGgctaaaattacaaatttcaCGTTTGAGCCTTTGCTTTCAAATTAGTTGACCAAAGCAATTATTACGAGATTAATCAACTTACACAGGAAATTTTAAGGACCAACAAATTGTATAGGTTAGATTGTTCATTTGTTATATATCAGGTTTATACGCTAGTGACCCAACTCGTTGAGGCGAAATTCGAATACGATTTGTTAAAAATAACATCATTATGAACACGAATCCGACATCAAACACAACCCACACACAACACTGTTAACGAGACAAACCTATTTATGCTGACATagcacgataacaacacgaacTCAACAACACACAATAACTGCACAATAGAGGATACGGCGATACAACTTATTATAACTGTTGGGTTGCGATGCCGCTGATCTCACACACGtaatcgagaaaataaagcatgcaaacgatataacgtggttcggtgataaaccacctacgtccacggagaagatgaccggaatcttattgatgaactctttacaattacaatgaactcacactcacactctaccgctcacaaccgctcgctatcttgagaattaatctctctgggtgtgtgtgtatatggtgtaattctgctacttcactactgagctctatcgagctatttatacaagatgcaatcaagaaataaaatccaactaactctatttcccaaagttagttataaccgctactcggctcaaagccgaactcccttctcggctcaaaaccgaactcccttctcggctcaaaaaccgaactccctttctcggctagctcaaagccgagcttcatttcttgatctcttctttgagctgcagaggctccaccactcgatcaaatcagtagtttgcatggacacactttcacaaatctccaccttgtccttgcaaaactccatcaatatctagattcccttctcaatcctgtTCCATGCTTCAACATTCCACAATTTCCACCAACTTCAAGCAATGCTTGAACTTCAAAGTTGGTAGTGACTTGGTTAACATGTCTGAGGCATTTTCTTCAGTGGGAAccttcaccacattgatcttccCACTCTGAATttcgtctctgatgaagtgcCTCCTTACATCGATATGTTTAGatctctcatggaacatttggtgCTTGGCTAAGCATATGGCTGAATTGCTGTCACAATTAATCATTACTGCTCCCAGCTCTATCCCCAGATCTTGTAAGATTCCTTGTAGCCATTTTCCCTCCTTTGCGGCCTCTGTTAGTGcaatatattctgcctcagttgtgGACAATGCGACCACCGGTTGTAGATTCGACTTCCAACTAATGGCTGTACCAAACAAAGTGAATATGTAGCCGCTTTGGGACTTCCTATTATCCAAGTTGGCCGCATAATCAGAATCACAGTAGCCTACAAGAATCTCATCTTTCTCAGACCATGCTTTTCCACCAAATCTCAAACCAATCATAACAGATCCTCCCAAATATTTCAAGATCCATTTCAGAGCCATCCAGTGTTCTCTacccggatcagccatgtacctgctagccacgcttatagcatgagccacatccggccttgtacatatcatcaagtacattATGCTTCCCACTATATTCGCATAAGGTATCGCACTCATTTCCCTTCTGATTTCATCGGTTTTAGGCGCCTGTTCTTTGCTCAACTTAAAATGGCCTGCTAATGGAGTAGAGACTGCCTTTGCATTTGTCACCTGATATTTCCTTATCACTTTCTTGATGTACTCAGCTTGCACAAGCCTcagttccttcttcttcctattTCTGACAATGTCCATGCCTAGGATTCGTTTTGCCtccccaagatccttcatctcaaacttttgTTTAAGCTCATCTTTTACAATCTGCAATTCACTCAAGCTTGATCCAGCTAGTAGAATATTATCTACATACAGTAACAGGTAGGCTATTATCAAATCTCCACTTCTCTTGACATATACACAGCTATCAAAGCTGGATCTCTCAAACTCCATCAGCTCCATTTGCTCAtggaacttcttgttccactgcctaCTGCTCTGCTTGAGCCCGTATAGGCTTTTCTTAAGTAAGCaaaccttcttttcttctccaggcctttcaaaacccttaggctgcatcatatagatcgtctcctctagatccccatgtaaaaaagctgtttttacatcgagttgatgcagctcccaatcaaaatgagctgTCAAGGCCAATAAGATCCGAATGGAGGTGTGTTTtaccactggagagaacacctcagtgtagtcaataccttctacttgtgtgaatcctctagctACCAACCTTGCCTTAAAAcgtatgctttcaacttccccAACTTCAACCTTCTTCTTAAATAGCCACTTGCAACTTATGAGTTTCTGAGTCCCTGGGTcattcaccaaaatccaagtcccatttctcaacaaggactctatttcttcttccatggctcTGATCCACttctgactttccttgcaatttatggcttcttcataggttgaAGGCTCTGAGAACATGAGCACCTCTGCTACACaaagagcaaagaagctcatatCATAATCTGAAAACCTACTGGACAAGCCTGCATTCCTCCTTGGATTTCTTCTGTTTCCTTGATTTGATGGATCTCCACCTCTTGTGTTTTCATCTGACTGAGAACTGgaagctccaccttcttcttggtgTTCAGAGATTTCAACATCCTCATCAGCATCAGACCAAGCAGATTTctcatcaaactcaaactcttGTATGCTAGAGCTACTGTCACCACTAGGGGGTGCTCTACTTTTCTTGAATGGCATTTCTCCTTCATCGAACACTACATCTCTACTCACAATGATATTCTGACCCCCTTCATCCATATTCCATAACCTATACCCCTTCActccatcttggtatcccaacatCACACATTTTCTTGCTCTTGGTTCCAACTTATTCTGCTTGATATGTGCATAAGCCGCACACCCAAAAATCTTCAAGCCTGAGTAGTCTCCCAAagttccataccatctctgatcaggagtctcattagaaattgatgaagaggggcatttgttaatcagatcagctgcagtagaaacagcctctgcccaaaatttctttggcattccagagtagaaCAACATGCATCTCACTCTTTCTAGCAACGTCCTGTTCATCCTCTCTGCCAGCCCGTTCTGTTGAGGGTTCcttggcacggtcctatgccttcttatccctttcattttacagaagctatcaaactcagtagataagaactccatcccattatcagttcttaagtACTTCAGCACTGACCCTCTCTCATTTTCATATCTAGTATGCCATTCTCTAAACCTCTCAAATGCTTGAGACTTCTCTTTGAGGATGTAAACCCATACCTTTCTTGAATAGTCATCTATAATAGatatgaaatacttacctccacctatggattctgCTGGAGAAGGCCCCCATAAGTCACTGTGAGCATATACAAAGGGAGCTGTTGTAGTGTGCTTTCCACCAGAGAATGGTAGCCTTTTTGCCTTTCCAAGAATACAAGACTCACATTTGTTGAGCCTCTCTGATGTCCCCAGCCTCATTACACCCAGCTTAGCAAGCTCCTTGATGCCTTTTTCCCCCACATGCCCAAGTCTAGCATGCCACAGATCCAGGCTCTCTGACTGAGTAACATTTGCTGCATTGATCACGGTTTCACCCACCAAGTAATACAGGCTATTCTTTCTTTTGGCCTCCATGACTATTCTGGGACCCTTTGTCACCCTGAGCACTCCGTTACTGGACTCAAACCTGTAGCCCTTGGACTCCAGCAGCCCTAAAGAAATCAAGTTTCTCTTGATCTGAGGTATGAACCTCACTTCTGTGAGAGTTTTTACACTACCATCACTCACCTTCAGCTTGATTTCTCCAATCCCTCTAACATTACATgtctgatcattccccaacaTTACTGATCCTGTGTGTGCTGTCAACTTTTGAAACCAGGATCTGTGGGAGCATATATGAAAGGAGCAacccgagtccatgatccaacaTTCTTCAATTCTTGCCCCTGAGAGTATATTCAAGGCCTCATTGGCCTCCACTTCCTGAGCAAGATCTGCAGTATTTGAACCTGCATTGATCGCTTGTTCTTGCTTCCTTTTCCAAGCAAAACATGCCTTCTTCAAGTGACCCGGCTTTCTGCAATAGTAGCAGCTTCtagtctccctctctccctcagccttatctttgttttgtttcttcttgttgaaaactttcttgtTCTGACCCTTCTTCAAGAAAAGACTCTCAGCCACTGGATCATTTTGTCTAGTAGAAGTGGAATAATCATTCTTCTGCGATTCCCTCATTTTCAGAGCAGAATGAATTTCTTCATATGTAACCTTGGACTCTCTTCCAAGTAACACCGCATCCTTGAAGTGTTCAAAACTCTTAGGAAGCGAATTCAGCAGCATCAAggctttatcttcatccttgatcatttcatcgatattttccaaatcatctACACACTTACCAAATTCTTCAAGTTGCTCTGTAATTCCTCTCGCATCTGAGAATCTGAATGCAAGGAGCTTCTGCTTCAGGTGTAAACGATTTGTAAtggacttggtcatgtacaatgactcaagttttgtccaTACTCCCGCAGCTGTCTCCTCTTTGGAGACTTCCCTCAGAACCCTATCTGACAAATTCAAGATTAGGGTGCTGTAGGCTCTATACTGCATATCCTGAagctttcctttctctttttcaTCGACCTCCGCTTCTTTCTCGGCATCGActtcattcttcaagatattCCATAGGCcctgctgcatcaagatggcctttatcttcaacctccacagcccaaagtcatttttcccggtgaacttctccacctcaaacttagctgtagacatttctcaaacagacggtgggcaatcgccaagatcagctCAAGTACCGGAATTCTTGGACCCTAACTATCCCAGAAAGCAATCAAGAACTCCTTTGGgaaattcccacagacggcgccacctgTTGGGTTGCGATGCCGCTGATCTCACACACGtaatcgagaaaataaagcacgcaaacgatataacgtggttcggtgataaaccacctacgtccacggagaagatgaccggaatcttattgatgaactctttacaattacaatgaactcacactcacactctaccgctcacaaccgctcgctatcttgagaattaatctctctgggtgtgtgtgtatatggtgtaattctgctacttcactactgagctctatcgagctatttatacaagatgcaatcaagaaataaaatccaactaactctatttcccaaagttagttataatcgctactcggctcaaagccgaactcccttctcggctcaaaaccgaactcccttctcggctcaaaaccgaactcccttctcggctcaaaaaccgaactccctttctcggctagctcaaagccgagcttcatttcttgatctcttctttgagctgcagaggctccaccactcgatcaaatcagtagtttgcatggacacactttcacaataacattaatattaattatgtaTGACAATGACACTCAAATCTTGAAGGACAAACCAGAGCCAGCTAGGTTTTCCTCCATGATCTTGCTCAACCTCTCCACCATTTCTGGTGTGAAATGGTTCACCCAATCTCCCACCACACCTTTCCTAAACAAATTCTTGTTCTCAAAATCAACAATGGCTCCCTTCCCTTTCTTGTTCACTTCCAGCTCCTTCATCTGCTCAAAGCTACACATCTTTGCTATTCCCTCCACAAccccctcttcctcttcctccgcACTAACAGGAAACCCTAAGAAATCCGCGAGCTTCCTCAGGTGGAAGCCCGCGTCTTCTTTCACATCCTCATACCTCAAGAACAAAACCTTGTTAGGGTTTCTCAGGCTCTCATGCCAATACCCTAACATGTGGTCCCAGTACGGCCCGAACCCTATGGTTCCCCGACAGTACATGTCGAAACCCTCCTGGACCGACAACGGGCCAAATGAGTCCGGCCTCAAATTACTCATGAAGTGCCATATGGAAACAAATGTGTCAAAAGGGTTCCTCACCATGTACACTATCTTGCACTGAGATTCCCTGACAGAGTCTGGCAAGGCCCCTAGTGGGACATGGGTCCCCACGAGGTGGGGCCTTGGCAGACGCGACATGTCAGGGATCTCCTGGTTTGCAAATAGTTTGTACTCGAGGAAAGGGACCAGCGCATGGGGGTTGGAAGTGAGCAAGGGGTGGGTGGTCGAGTCGTGGGCGTAGAGGCGCCTATTGGCGACTGCGAAGCACAGAGCTTTGAGCCACGTGGTGCCGGACTTGGGGATGGTGGAGACTATGATATCTGTGTCTTCGGCTATATAGTGCTTTTGCATGGAGATTATGGCATCGATTTCTTTTGGTTGGCACCAAAAGTTTTGGTATAGATAGATATTTGATGTTCTCCAACCTCTCTCTTTTGGGAGTGTGGTGAGCAATTCTCTGCATTCTTGGCTTACTTCATCTGATGATGGTGTGTTGGATTGGTTTTCTATGGTTTGGGTGATGCCCATTTTTCCTAAGATTTCTCGATTTCTTTGTGTGATGCAAATTCAAGAAATATGGACATGTATTTATAGTACTTAATT is part of the Salvia splendens isolate huo1 chromosome 6, SspV2, whole genome shotgun sequence genome and encodes:
- the LOC121807447 gene encoding cytosolic sulfotransferase 15-like, whose amino-acid sequence is MGITQTIENQSNTPSSDEVSQECRELLTTLPKERGWRTSNIYLYQNFWCQPKEIDAIISMQKHYIAEDTDIIVSTIPKSGTTWLKALCFAVANRRLYAHDSTTHPLLTSNPHALVPFLEYKLFANQEIPDMSRLPRPHLVGTHVPLGALPDSVRESQCKIVYMVRNPFDTFVSIWHFMSNLRPDSFGPLSVQEGFDMYCRGTIGFGPYWDHMLGYWHESLRNPNKVLFLRYEDVKEDAGFHLRKLADFLGFPVSAEEEEEGVVEGIAKMCSFEQMKELEVNKKGKGAIVDFENKNLFRKGVVGDWVNHFTPEMVERLSKIMEENLAGSGLSFKI